The proteins below come from a single Micromonospora citrea genomic window:
- the cobA gene encoding uroporphyrinogen-III C-methyltransferase — translation MTGNPYPLGLRLAGRRVVVVGGGAVATRRVPALLDAGADVLLVAPELTPALRAHVDARRLRWEPRRFAPDDLDGAWLVQVAVDDPVAAASVSAAAAERRIFCVRADDRAAATAWTPAVTRHGPVTVAVLGGGDPRRAMTVRDAIRDLLSLRNGTLSTPAVEEGPLPHARGGRVALVGAGPGDPELITVKGWRLLTGADVVVADRLVPGLLLDELRPDVELVDASKIPYGPSRAQEEINRILVERALAGKAVVRLKGGDPYVFGRGGEELLACAAAGVPVTVVPGVTSAISVPAAAGVPVTHRAVAHEFTVVSGHVAPDSPASLVRWEALAGLRGTLVVLMGLKNLAAIAGTLVGHGKDPATPVAVVQEGTTGAQRDLRTTLGAVAADVAAAGLRPPAVVVIGDVVTALDSPAG, via the coding sequence GTGACCGGCAACCCGTACCCCCTCGGCCTGCGGCTCGCCGGCCGACGGGTGGTCGTGGTGGGCGGGGGAGCGGTGGCCACCCGCCGGGTGCCGGCGTTGCTGGACGCCGGCGCGGACGTCCTGCTCGTCGCGCCGGAGCTGACCCCGGCGCTGCGGGCCCACGTCGACGCCCGGCGGCTGCGCTGGGAGCCCCGCCGGTTCGCCCCCGACGACCTGGACGGGGCCTGGCTGGTGCAGGTCGCGGTGGACGACCCGGTCGCCGCCGCGTCGGTCAGCGCCGCCGCCGCCGAGCGCCGGATCTTCTGCGTACGCGCCGACGACCGGGCCGCCGCCACCGCCTGGACCCCGGCGGTGACCCGGCACGGGCCGGTGACCGTGGCGGTGCTCGGCGGCGGCGACCCGCGCCGGGCGATGACCGTCCGCGACGCGATCCGCGATCTGCTGAGCCTGCGGAATGGCACCCTGTCGACGCCCGCGGTGGAGGAGGGGCCCCTTCCGCACGCGCGGGGCGGGCGGGTCGCGTTGGTGGGGGCCGGGCCCGGTGACCCGGAGTTGATCACGGTGAAGGGCTGGCGGCTGCTCACCGGGGCGGACGTGGTCGTCGCCGACCGGCTGGTGCCCGGGCTGCTCCTGGACGAGCTGCGCCCCGACGTCGAGCTGGTGGACGCCTCCAAGATCCCGTACGGCCCCTCCCGCGCCCAGGAGGAGATCAACCGGATCCTGGTGGAGCGCGCCCTGGCGGGGAAGGCCGTGGTCCGGCTCAAGGGCGGCGACCCGTACGTCTTCGGCCGGGGCGGCGAGGAGTTGCTGGCGTGCGCGGCGGCCGGCGTGCCGGTGACCGTGGTGCCCGGCGTGACCAGCGCGATCTCCGTGCCGGCGGCGGCCGGGGTGCCGGTCACCCACCGGGCGGTGGCGCACGAGTTCACCGTCGTCTCGGGGCACGTCGCGCCGGACTCGCCCGCCTCCCTGGTGCGCTGGGAGGCCCTCGCCGGCCTGCGCGGCACCCTGGTCGTGCTGATGGGGCTGAAGAACCTCGCCGCGATCGCCGGGACCCTCGTCGGGCACGGCAAGGACCCGGCCACCCCCGTCGCGGTCGTGCAGGAGGGCACCACCGGCGCGCAACGCGACCTGCGGACGACCCTCGGGGCGGTCGCCGCCGACGTGGCGGCGGCCGGCCTGCGCCCGCCGGCCGTCGTGGTGATCGGCGACGTCGTCACCGCCCTCGACAGCCCCGCCGGGTGA
- the otsB gene encoding trehalose-phosphatase, translated as MDPELRAAIGRIARVPQLLIACDYDGTLAPIVEDPSKAVPLPESVAAVRALAALPQTTVAVVSGRALRDLAALSRLPSEVHLVGSHGSEFDIGFVERLSPELIAVRTRLRDTLREIASAHPGIRLERKPASVAVHTRGVDPQVAAAAIEAVRNGPATWDDVTVTQGKEVFELSVVATHKGTAVDQLRTQLSASAVLFIGDDVTDENAFGNLHGPDVGIKIGPGDTKAGYRVADPIEAARALGLLLETRRHWLFGERAVPIERHSMLANGRTVALLTPEAKVTWLCHPKPDSAAIFADLVGGSPAGHFSVAPERGGIPLGQRYRSGTMTVETRWSGLTVTDWLDKPARETTPDGPAVITGDSTLVRVLTGSGRARLEFAPRPEFGQVAVQLQPLGDGLLVLGSNEPVALYAPGVEWQVSNDGGYETARAVVDLSAAGGQVVLELRFGTHSLEHHRLPVHERQALAEQPWKDWVASLRLPNTARDLVARSALTLRGLCHEATGSILAAATTSLPEELGGVRNWDYRYCWLRDAAMTARALVDLGSTEEAEALLRWVDGCVERTGGHPERLHPLYTVDGYELGAEAVIDTLPGYAGSRPVRVGNLANHQLQLDVFGPIADLIAAVADARGSVREDEWRVLENMVEAVRRRWHEPDHGIWEARLPPRHHIFSKVMCWMTVDRALHVVRQHGGEDRPEWVELRDRIGANVLEYGWHESVEAYSVAYGDEDMDASSLWIGLSGLLPGDDPRFLSTVLRIEADLRSGPVVYRYHWDDGLPGREGGFHICTAWLIEAYLRTGRRTDAEELFHQMVDTAGPTGLLPEQYDPLAERGLGNHPQAYSHLGLIRCALLLDNMLKQ; from the coding sequence GCGCTGCCCCAGACCACCGTGGCGGTGGTCTCCGGGCGGGCCCTGCGCGACCTGGCGGCGCTCTCCCGGCTGCCCAGCGAGGTGCACCTCGTCGGCAGCCACGGCTCCGAGTTCGACATCGGCTTCGTCGAGCGGCTCTCCCCGGAGCTGATCGCCGTGCGCACCCGGCTGCGCGACACGCTGCGCGAGATCGCCTCGGCCCACCCCGGCATCCGGCTGGAACGCAAGCCGGCGAGCGTCGCGGTGCACACCCGCGGGGTCGACCCGCAGGTCGCCGCCGCCGCCATCGAGGCGGTCCGCAACGGCCCCGCGACCTGGGACGACGTCACCGTCACCCAGGGCAAGGAGGTCTTCGAACTTTCCGTGGTGGCCACCCACAAGGGCACCGCCGTCGACCAGCTGCGCACCCAGCTCTCCGCCAGCGCGGTGCTCTTCATCGGCGACGACGTCACCGACGAGAACGCCTTCGGCAACCTGCACGGGCCGGACGTCGGCATCAAGATCGGCCCCGGCGACACCAAAGCCGGCTACCGGGTGGCCGACCCGATCGAGGCCGCCCGCGCCCTCGGCCTGCTGCTGGAGACCCGCCGGCACTGGCTCTTCGGCGAGCGGGCGGTGCCCATCGAGCGGCACTCGATGCTGGCCAACGGGCGCACGGTGGCCCTGCTCACCCCCGAGGCCAAGGTCACCTGGCTCTGCCACCCCAAGCCCGACTCGGCGGCGATCTTCGCCGACCTGGTCGGCGGCAGCCCCGCGGGGCACTTCAGCGTCGCCCCGGAACGGGGCGGCATCCCGCTCGGCCAGCGCTACCGCTCGGGCACGATGACCGTCGAGACCCGCTGGTCGGGGCTGACCGTCACCGACTGGCTCGACAAGCCGGCCAGGGAGACCACGCCCGACGGCCCGGCCGTCATCACCGGCGACTCGACGCTGGTCCGGGTGCTCACCGGCTCCGGCCGGGCCCGGCTGGAGTTCGCGCCCCGCCCCGAGTTCGGCCAGGTCGCGGTGCAGTTGCAGCCGCTCGGCGACGGCCTGCTGGTGCTCGGCTCCAACGAGCCGGTCGCGCTCTACGCGCCCGGGGTCGAGTGGCAGGTCAGCAACGACGGCGGCTACGAGACGGCCAGGGCGGTCGTGGACCTCTCCGCCGCCGGCGGGCAGGTCGTGCTGGAGCTGCGCTTCGGCACCCACAGCCTGGAACACCACCGGCTGCCCGTCCACGAGCGGCAGGCCCTGGCCGAGCAGCCGTGGAAGGACTGGGTCGCCTCGCTGCGGCTGCCGAACACGGCGCGTGACCTGGTCGCCCGCAGCGCGCTGACGCTGCGGGGGCTCTGTCACGAGGCCACCGGCTCGATCCTCGCCGCCGCGACCACCTCGCTCCCCGAGGAGCTGGGCGGCGTCCGCAACTGGGACTACCGCTACTGCTGGCTGCGGGACGCGGCGATGACCGCGCGGGCGCTTGTCGACCTGGGGTCGACGGAGGAGGCCGAGGCGCTGCTGCGCTGGGTCGACGGCTGCGTGGAGCGCACCGGCGGGCACCCCGAGCGGCTGCACCCGCTCTACACGGTCGACGGCTACGAGCTGGGCGCCGAGGCGGTCATCGACACCCTGCCCGGCTACGCCGGCTCCCGGCCGGTCCGCGTCGGCAACCTCGCCAACCACCAGCTCCAGCTCGACGTGTTCGGCCCGATCGCGGACCTGATCGCCGCCGTGGCCGACGCCCGGGGCTCGGTCCGCGAGGACGAGTGGCGGGTGCTGGAGAACATGGTCGAGGCGGTCCGCCGCCGCTGGCACGAGCCCGACCACGGCATCTGGGAGGCCCGCCTCCCCCCGCGGCACCACATCTTCTCCAAGGTGATGTGCTGGATGACCGTCGACCGGGCGCTGCACGTGGTGCGCCAGCACGGCGGCGAGGACCGGCCGGAGTGGGTGGAGCTGCGCGACCGGATCGGCGCGAACGTGCTGGAGTACGGCTGGCACGAGAGCGTCGAGGCGTACAGCGTGGCGTACGGGGACGAGGACATGGACGCCTCGTCGCTGTGGATCGGGCTGTCGGGCCTGCTCCCCGGCGACGACCCGCGCTTCCTCTCCACCGTCCTGCGGATCGAGGCCGACCTGCGCAGCGGCCCGGTCGTCTACCGCTACCACTGGGACGACGGCCTGCCCGGGCGCGAGGGCGGCTTCCACATCTGCACGGCGTGGCTGATCGAGGCGTACCTGCGCACCGGGCGGCGCACCGACGCCGAGGAGCTGTTCCACCAGATGGTCGACACCGCCGGCCCGACAGGCCTGCTCCCCGAGCAGTACGACCCGCTGGCCGAGCGCGGGCTGGGCAACCACCCGCAGGCCTACAGCCACCTCGGGCTGATCCGCTGCGCCCTGCTGCTGGACAACATGCTCAAGCAGTGA
- the cobC gene encoding Rv2231c family pyridoxal phosphate-dependent protein CobC, which yields MRGQPTETLPDAASGAGRAAAAPGPAGPAPGDGPRAAPAPPGADGSRPDPAGPDLTHHGDAEVGEGLVDLAVNVRRDAMPDWLADPVTAALGDLAAYPDPRPARAAVAARHGRPPAEVLLTAGAAEGFVLIARALTGVRRPVVVHPQFTEPEAALRAAGHQVERVLLDAADDFRLDAARVPADADLVVIGNPTNPTSVLHPAADLAALARPGRVLVVDEAFADTTAAPGVPGEPESLAARRDLPGLLVVRSLTKTWGLAGLRIGYLLGEAPLLERLAAAQPLWAVSTPALAAASACATPVAVEAERAIAARLAADRDHLVARLSALPGVRVAGRPASAFVLVHLPGAAEVRTALRRRGWAVRRGDTFPGLGPDWLRVAVRDPATTDAFIEVLAEILEA from the coding sequence ATGCGTGGTCAGCCGACCGAGACCTTGCCCGACGCGGCGTCCGGAGCCGGGCGCGCGGCGGCCGCACCCGGTCCAGCCGGGCCTGCCCCCGGCGACGGTCCTCGTGCCGCTCCCGCCCCGCCCGGGGCCGACGGCTCCCGACCCGACCCCGCCGGCCCCGACCTCACCCACCACGGTGACGCCGAGGTGGGTGAAGGGCTGGTCGACCTCGCCGTCAACGTGCGGCGCGACGCCATGCCGGACTGGTTGGCCGACCCGGTCACCGCCGCGCTCGGCGACCTCGCCGCCTATCCCGATCCGCGCCCCGCGCGGGCCGCCGTCGCCGCCCGGCACGGCCGCCCGCCGGCCGAGGTGCTGCTGACCGCCGGCGCCGCCGAGGGTTTCGTGCTGATCGCGCGGGCGCTGACGGGCGTACGCCGCCCGGTGGTGGTGCACCCGCAGTTCACCGAGCCGGAGGCGGCGCTGCGCGCGGCGGGGCACCAGGTGGAGCGGGTGCTGCTCGACGCGGCCGACGACTTCCGGCTCGATGCGGCCCGGGTGCCCGCCGACGCCGACCTCGTCGTGATCGGCAACCCGACCAACCCGACGTCGGTGCTGCACCCCGCCGCCGACCTGGCCGCGCTGGCCCGGCCCGGCCGGGTGCTGGTGGTCGACGAGGCGTTCGCCGACACCACGGCGGCGCCCGGGGTGCCCGGCGAGCCGGAGTCGCTGGCCGCCCGGCGGGACCTGCCCGGCCTGCTGGTGGTCCGCAGCCTCACCAAGACCTGGGGGCTCGCCGGCCTGCGGATCGGCTACCTGCTCGGCGAGGCCCCGCTGCTGGAGCGGCTGGCCGCCGCCCAGCCGCTGTGGGCCGTCTCCACCCCCGCCCTGGCCGCCGCGTCGGCCTGCGCCACGCCCGTCGCGGTCGAGGCCGAGCGCGCCATCGCCGCCCGGCTCGCCGCCGACCGCGACCACCTGGTCGCCCGCCTGTCGGCCCTGCCCGGCGTACGCGTCGCCGGCCGGCCCGCCAGCGCGTTCGTGCTCGTGCACCTGCCCGGGGCCGCCGAGGTGCGCACCGCCCTGCGCCGACGCGGCTGGGCGGTGCGTCGGGGCGACACGTTCCCCGGTCTCGGCCCGGACTGGCTGCGCGTCGCCGTGCGCGACCCGGCCACCACCGACGCGTTCATCGAGGTACTGGCGGAGATCCTGGAGGCATGA
- the cobT gene encoding nicotinate-nucleotide--dimethylbenzimidazole phosphoribosyltransferase, whose amino-acid sequence MLETTIAAIRPPDESAMAAARELQGRLTKPAGSLGALEELSVRLAGLAGHCPPPLPEPAAVAIFAGDHGVHAQGVTPWPQEVTAQMIGNFLAGGAVVNAFARQAGASVTVVDVGVATPLPFAAPGDQAAHPPAGDVPRLVAANVRPGTRDLAVTAALTRDEARAAVETGIRVAGELIDAGAGILLTGDMGIGNTTPAAALIAAFAGIDPAGTTGRGTGVDDPTYARKVAVVRAALTRHAPDPADPLGVLAAVGGLEHAALAGLILGAAARRTPVLLDGVIAVSAALAAAALAPHAVGAMVAGHRSAEPGATVALRRLGLEPLIDLGLRLGEGTGALLALPVVTGAVRVLHEVATFDSAGVAEK is encoded by the coding sequence ATGCTGGAGACCACGATCGCGGCGATCCGGCCGCCGGACGAGTCGGCGATGGCCGCCGCCCGGGAGTTGCAGGGGCGGTTGACCAAGCCCGCCGGTTCGCTCGGCGCGCTGGAGGAACTCTCCGTACGCCTCGCCGGCCTGGCCGGGCACTGCCCGCCGCCGCTGCCGGAGCCGGCGGCGGTCGCGATCTTCGCCGGCGACCACGGCGTGCACGCCCAGGGGGTGACGCCCTGGCCGCAGGAGGTCACCGCGCAGATGATCGGGAACTTCCTGGCCGGCGGAGCGGTGGTCAACGCGTTCGCCCGGCAGGCCGGCGCCTCGGTCACCGTGGTCGACGTCGGTGTGGCCACCCCGCTGCCGTTCGCCGCGCCCGGCGACCAGGCCGCTCATCCGCCGGCCGGCGACGTGCCCCGGCTGGTGGCGGCGAACGTCCGGCCCGGCACCCGGGACCTGGCGGTCACCGCCGCGCTCACCCGCGACGAGGCCCGGGCGGCGGTGGAGACCGGCATCCGGGTGGCCGGCGAGCTGATCGACGCCGGCGCGGGCATCCTGCTCACCGGGGACATGGGCATCGGCAACACCACCCCCGCCGCCGCCCTGATCGCGGCGTTCGCCGGCATCGACCCGGCCGGGACGACCGGCCGGGGCACCGGGGTCGACGACCCGACGTACGCGCGGAAGGTGGCCGTGGTGCGTGCCGCGCTGACCCGGCACGCCCCCGACCCGGCGGACCCGCTGGGCGTGCTGGCGGCGGTCGGCGGCCTGGAGCACGCGGCCCTGGCCGGGCTGATCCTGGGCGCCGCCGCCCGGCGGACCCCGGTCCTGCTGGACGGGGTCATCGCGGTCTCCGCGGCGCTCGCGGCGGCGGCCCTCGCGCCGCACGCCGTGGGCGCCATGGTGGCCGGGCACCGCTCCGCCGAGCCGGGCGCCACGGTCGCGCTGCGCCGGCTGGGGCTGGAGCCGCTGATCGACCTGGGGCTGCGCCTCGGCGAGGGCACCGGCGCGCTGCTCGCCCTGCCGGTGGTCACCGGCGCGGTCCGGGTGCTGCACGAGGTCGCCACCTTCGACTCGGCGGGGGTGGCCGAGAAGTGA